The following are encoded in a window of Brevibacillus ruminantium genomic DNA:
- the istB gene encoding IS21-like element helper ATPase IstB, with protein MDALIKEYSKRLKLSWVRQHFHEVEATTNEEYLLKILENEIQQREVRKINLLFKQSSLPRITGKPFEWGHIQMGQGLTQDHILHGGFIEEKENLIFYGGVGTGKTYLSTLIGLNAIQQQGKKIKFFTVAGLVNRLLDAHETGSLSRFFNHIEKLDLLILDELGYIPLHKQGAELLFQIISMCYERKSIIITTNLQFGQWNHIFGDPILTEAVIDRLIHHSHLIVFNGESHRYKESLLHGK; from the coding sequence GTGGATGCATTGATAAAAGAATATTCAAAGCGTCTCAAGTTGAGTTGGGTTCGGCAACATTTCCATGAGGTTGAAGCTACTACAAATGAAGAGTACTTACTCAAAATACTAGAAAACGAGATACAACAACGAGAAGTACGGAAAATCAATCTGCTCTTTAAACAATCTTCCTTGCCAAGAATAACAGGAAAGCCATTTGAATGGGGTCATATTCAGATGGGACAAGGTCTCACGCAGGATCATATCCTTCATGGTGGATTTATAGAGGAGAAAGAAAATCTGATCTTTTATGGCGGTGTGGGAACGGGGAAAACGTACTTATCCACTCTGATTGGCTTAAATGCCATTCAGCAGCAAGGGAAAAAGATAAAGTTCTTTACTGTCGCTGGATTAGTCAATCGGCTGCTAGACGCTCACGAGACTGGCTCGTTGAGCCGATTCTTTAACCATATTGAGAAGCTAGATCTGTTAATACTCGACGAACTGGGGTATATTCCTCTGCATAAACAAGGTGCAGAACTGCTATTTCAGATTATCTCCATGTGCTACGAAAGAAAAAGTATTATTATCACGACCAATCTACAGTTTGGCCAATGGAATCATATATTTGGTGATCCAATTTTAACAGAGGCAGTTATTGATCGCTTGATTCATCACTCTCATTTGATCGTCTTCAATGGCGAAAGCCATCGATACAAAGAATCGCTATTACACGGTAAATAA
- the istA gene encoding IS21 family transposase yields the protein MLAVAEINYIRHEANKKGRAYSKIAKQMNRDSRTVQKYAEMDDFNLQEKPKQIRKARVMEPVKPILDQWIKEDLNKKKKFRRTAQRLFTQLVEEYQFTGSSRSVRQYVSQRKHQLAETSDAAALPLETRPGSAQVDFGEAPFKYQGESVTLPFLVLSFPYSNTFYFQVFQSQNRECFLEGLKRIFHYIGGVPKVIRFDNLSPAVKKIMPNGQRELTEEFQNFVFHYDFEYEFCNPGSGNEKGHVEAMVKYVRNNFLLPELQIHNLDQLNETLWKKAEKDRERPHYVKETMLSELYLADKEHLLQLPAKEFDCIRYERVKADKYGYIRVENKLYSTSPRFAKCMVLAKISFDRVDILTEEYELIVQHPRLYGKEPKSVIWQPYLILMAKRPTAIKYTSFYEQLPIEWQVYLSNCTVPEKQEALQLLSVILKNDDMKIPTQALQLASENGHPAVDSIKQIYYQLMNGRGQRDTIQPKGFVPAVPTATRGLAHYNEFFKGTGGHH from the coding sequence ATGTTAGCAGTGGCAGAAATTAATTATATCAGGCATGAGGCAAACAAAAAAGGGCGAGCTTATAGCAAGATTGCCAAACAAATGAATCGTGATTCAAGGACGGTTCAGAAGTATGCAGAAATGGATGATTTCAATCTACAAGAAAAGCCCAAGCAAATTCGAAAAGCTAGAGTCATGGAGCCCGTTAAACCTATTCTTGATCAATGGATCAAAGAGGACTTGAACAAGAAAAAGAAGTTCCGAAGAACAGCACAACGCTTGTTCACGCAATTAGTGGAGGAATACCAATTTACAGGATCATCTCGCTCTGTCAGACAATATGTTTCCCAACGTAAGCACCAGTTAGCGGAGACAAGTGATGCTGCGGCATTGCCATTGGAAACGAGACCTGGATCAGCTCAAGTTGATTTTGGAGAAGCACCATTCAAATATCAGGGAGAAAGTGTTACCTTGCCATTCCTCGTTCTCTCGTTTCCTTATAGCAACACGTTCTACTTTCAAGTTTTCCAGTCTCAGAATCGAGAATGCTTTCTGGAGGGATTAAAGCGTATCTTTCACTATATAGGTGGAGTTCCAAAGGTCATTCGATTTGATAATTTATCACCAGCGGTGAAAAAGATCATGCCAAATGGTCAGCGTGAACTGACGGAGGAATTTCAAAACTTCGTTTTTCATTATGACTTTGAATACGAGTTTTGCAATCCCGGTAGTGGCAATGAAAAAGGGCACGTAGAGGCGATGGTCAAGTACGTTCGCAACAACTTCCTGCTTCCTGAGTTGCAGATACACAATCTTGATCAGCTAAACGAAACCCTTTGGAAAAAAGCCGAGAAAGATCGGGAGAGACCTCATTATGTGAAAGAAACCATGCTTTCCGAACTATATTTGGCAGACAAGGAACACCTTCTTCAATTACCTGCCAAAGAGTTTGATTGTATCCGATATGAACGAGTAAAAGCGGATAAATACGGATATATCCGAGTCGAAAATAAACTCTACTCAACGTCTCCCCGTTTTGCCAAATGTATGGTTTTGGCAAAGATCTCATTTGACCGAGTCGATATTTTAACTGAAGAATATGAGCTGATCGTACAGCATCCCAGGCTGTATGGCAAAGAGCCAAAATCAGTGATTTGGCAGCCATATTTGATATTGATGGCAAAACGGCCAACTGCTATTAAATACACAAGTTTTTATGAACAATTGCCAATCGAATGGCAAGTCTATCTCTCGAATTGCACGGTCCCAGAGAAGCAAGAAGCTCTCCAGCTACTATCCGTCATTTTAAAAAACGATGATATGAAAATACCCACGCAAGCTTTGCAGCTTGCCTCTGAGAATGGTCACCCAGCCGTTGATTCTATTAAGCAGATCTATTATCAACTCATGAATGGCCGTGGACAAAGGGATACCATCCAACCGAAAGGTTTTGTTCCTGCCGTTCCAACAGCCACTAGAGGATTAGCCCATTACAATGAATTTTTTAAGGGAACGGGAGGTCATCACTAG